In Oryza glaberrima chromosome 8, OglaRS2, whole genome shotgun sequence, the following are encoded in one genomic region:
- the LOC127781680 gene encoding pre-mRNA-processing factor 39-2 isoform X1 has product MEEEEEQPGAGAPAPEPLPSQLDILKNTIQSLRDSNRHDFDAWVSLIKAAEETSMNDIEVIDLVYHNFLLEFPLFYGYWIKYAAHKARLCTNKEVEEVYEQAVQAVPHSIDLWVSYCGFAMCTYEEPAHIRRLFERALSLVGKDYLCYHLWDKYIEFEKSQKQLIQLATIYIDTLKFPTKKLRRYYESFRKLVTLMEHEAAGAERSSENLRTLEVIKAEDSEVDASIKISALLDEHSGHLRADAVKQYLLSGESLYQRSSKIDKEISCFEASIKRPFFHVKPLDDDQLENWHRYLDFVEKKGDFDWAVKLYERCLIPCANYSEFWIRYAEFVDAKGGREIASYALGRASSYFVKGVPTFHMYYAMFKEQIGDAQGARSLFIEGSNNLTSNFCANINRLANMEKRMGNTKAASEIYETAIQDALQKNVKILPDLYTNFAQFKYAVNHNISEAKEVFVDGIKQAPCKALIKGFMQFMSTHGGPTEIPILDSVISNAVVPGSDISTVLSPEDREDISLLFLEFVDLYGDVRDLRKAWARHSKLFPHNTRHMLQQYCNSENSLQENNKRRRTESYIVSQDDSPKDAITLKQLCKSDTSLLVDKVVGLQVDKSTVDSGLGHTVEEQNILGNVDVHHEVGDTAQECIDMTDSQHNLDKSGMQNQVSAHGAHESCEQNDQTTESHPSVCENAPHAESFTCDSPSKSNSFSKISALDKANTIDVSASVDQGAICSRSDSPSVASLPKEETSPDPVRISPELEEKKHDKIQGQLETKDDMSLSNANIEKSSDSPDATQHDRGVSALSQEHVQSSQPQQLPDCARPSSSEMATTPATTSSQFSPSTAVTSQTQLQHQIVSSQMHQSDKLSLAEQNTQQQGLAYEIPQNVQASLQSQAQIFAQPNQGDQQHLQTMQGYASQMWQYYQQQMYYLQAQHNQQLQSLQQQQLPTEHLQQNFMQQVQQLNQQMVLWQQQVQQQQQQQQQQLQLQQHALPLQQQPDQKYSQLPSSGDTRHEQNKPQKHESQMDHQSELVQQQQVYFQQQQQMYLMQQQQQMYQQQQQLQQQLLQQQLLQQQQYLSQMPQQQQNMTQQQQLFQQQQQQLFQQQQQQMVVLQQQQQQQFIQQQMQQYLQQQTNQEGANSQSCELNPQDARNMKMEHGQQSEASQSDGSKLRSGEQSELSYPSTPQSQHSNR; this is encoded by the exons atggaggaggaggaggagcagcccggggccggcgcgccggcgccggagccctTGCCGTCGCAACTAG ATATTTTGAAGAACACCATTCAGTCATTACGTGATAGCAACAGACACGACTTTGATGCTTGGGTGTCATTAATTAAAGCTGCTGAAGAAACTTCAATG AATGACATTGAGGTTATTGACTTGGTGTACCACAACTTCTTATTGGAATTTCCTTTGTTCTATGGCTACTGGATCAAGTATGCAGCCCACAAAGCACGACTATGCACAAAcaaagaggtggaggaggtgtaTGAACAAGCAGTCCAAGCAGTGCCTCACTCTATTGATCTTTGGGTCAGTTATTGTGGATTTGCTATGTGCACATATGAAGAGCCTGCTCATATTAGAAG ATTATTCGAAAGGGCTTTATCTCTTGTTGGGAAGGATTATTTGTGCTATCACCTATGGGACAAGTACATAGAATTTGAAAAATCTCAAAAGCAGTTAATTCAGCTTGCTACAATTTATATTGACACCCTAAAATTTCCTACAAAGAAGTTGCGTCGGTACTATGAGAG CTTCAGAAAGTTGGTAACTTTGATGGAACATGAGGCTGCTGGTGCTGAAAGGTCATCAGAAAACTTGCGTACTTTGGAAGTGATAAAGGCTGAGGATTCTGAAGTGGATGCTTCAATTAAGATTTCTGCCTTACTTGATGAACATAGTGGGCACCTTAGGGCTGATGCAGTCAAGCAGTACTTACTTTCTGGGGAAAGTCTCTACCAAAGGTCCAGTAAAATCGATAAAGAAATCTCTTGCTTCGAGGCATCCATAAAGAGACCATTTTTTCATGTCAAGCCACTTGATGATGACCAGCTTGAAAACTGGCACCGGTATCTTGACTTTGTTGAGAAGAAGGGCGATTTTGActgg GCTGTAAAACTTTATGAGAGGTGTTTGATCCCTTGTGCTAATTATTCTGAATTTTGGATCCGCTATGCGGAATTTGTGGATGCTAAGGGTGGCCGAGAGATTGCAAGCTATGCTCTTGGTCGAGCGTCATCATATTTTGTGAAG GGAGTCCCGACATTCCACATGTATTATGCGATGTTTAAAGAGCAAATTGGTGATGCACAAGGTGCCCGTTCTCTTTTTATTGAAGGAAGCAATAATCTTACTTCGAATTTCTGTGCGAACATTAATAGGCTGGCAAACATGGAGAAACGCATG GGAAATACTAAAGCAGCTTCTGAAATATATGAGACTGCAATTCAGGATGCCTTGCAGAAGAACGTTAAAATTCTTCCAGACTTGTACACAAATTTTGCACAATTCAAATATGCG GTAAATCATAACATTAGTGAAGCTAAAGAAGTATTTGTTGACGGGATAAAACAAGCACCCTGTAAAGCTTTGATCAAG GGATTCATGCAGTTCATGAGTACACATGGAGGACCTACAGAAATTCCTATACTTGATTCTGTTATTTCTAATGCTGTAGTTCCTGGATCTGATATATCAACAGTTTTAAGTCCTGAAGACCGTGAAGATATTTCATTGCTATTTTTGGAG TTTGTTGACCTTTACGGGGATGTTAGAGATCTCAGAAAGGCATGGGCTCGGCACAGCAAACTATTCCCTCACAACACAAGGCACATGTTGCAGCAGTATTGTAACAGTGAGAATAGCCTGCAAGAGAATAACAAGAGGAGAAGAACTGAAAGTTATATTGTTTCTCAAGATGATTCTCCAAAAGACGCAATAACATTGAAACAGTTGTGCAAAAGTGATACTTCTCTGTTAGTTGATAAAGTGGTTGGGTTGCAAGTGGACAAGAGTACTGTGGATTCAGGATTAGGACATACAGTAGAAGAGCAGAACATATTAGGGAATGTTGATGTGCATCATGAGGTTGGTGATACAGCTCAGGAATGCATTGACATGACTGATAGTCAACATAACTTGGACAAATCTGGAATGCAAAACCAAGTGAGTGCACACGGTGCTCACGAGTCATGTGAACAAAATGATCAGACAACAGAATCTCATCCATCTGTATGTGAGAATGCTCCCCATGCAGAATCATTTACATGTGATTCTCCTTCCAAATCTAATTCTTTCTCCAAGATAAGTGCTCTAGACAAAGCTAACACCATTGATGTATCTGCTAGTGTTGATCAAGGAGCAATATGCTCAAGATCTGATTCTCCATCTGTGGCAAGCTTACCCAAGGAAGAAACTTCTCCTGATCCAGTTCGAATATCTCCTGAGTTGGAGGAAAAGAAGCATGATAAAATCCAGGGACAACTGGAAACAAAGGATGATATGTCTCTCAGTAACGCAAATATAGAGAAGTCTAGTGATAGTCCAGATGCAACTCAACATGATAGGGGAGTATCTGCACTCAGTCAAGAGCATGTTCAATCTTCACAGCCACAACAGCTGCCAGACTGTGCAAGACCATCCAGCTCAGAAATGGCAACTACACCAGCTACCACATCTTCCCAATTTTCACCTAGCACTGCAGTGACATCTCAAACTCAACTTCAGCACCAGATTGTTAGTTCTCAAATGCACCAATCCGACAAGCTTTCTTTGGCTGAACAAAATACACAGCAGCAAGGGCTTGCTTATGAAATTCCTCAGAATGTCCAGGCATCCTTGCAGAGTCAAGCTCAAATCTTTGCACAGCCTAACCAGGGAGACCAGCAACACCTCCAAACGATGCAGGGGTATGCATCTCAGATGTGGCAATACTACCAGCAACAGATGTACTACCTGCAGGCCCAGCACAATCAGCAGTTGCAGAGCCTGCAACAGCAGCAGCTTCCAACTGAGCATCTCCAGCAAAATTTTATGCAGCAGGTACAACAGCTGAACCAACAGATGGTACTTTGGCAGCAACAagtacagcagcagcagcagcaacaacaacaacaactgcAGCTACAGCAGCATGCACTGCCACTTCAGCAACAGCCTGACCAAAAATACAGTCAGTTACCTTCCTCGGGGGATACTAGACATGAACAAAATAAACCGCAGAAACATGAATCTCAAATGGATCATCAAAGCGAActtgtgcagcagcagcaagtttATTTCCAGCAACAACAGCAAATGTATCttatgcagcagcagcagcagatgtatcaacagcagcaacagctgcagcagcagctactTCAACAGCAATTATTGCAGCAACAACAGTATCTCTCGCAGATGCCACAGCAGCAACAAAACATGACACAGCAACAGCAGCTATttcaacagcaacagcagcaactatttcagcagcaacagcagcaaatGGTAgttttgcagcagcagcagcagcaacagtttATCCAACAGCAGATGCAGCAATACCTTCAACAGCAAACAAACCAAGAAGGGGCCAATTCTCAGAGTTGTGAATTAAATCCTCAG GATGCAAGGAACATGAAGATGGAGCATGGTCAACAATCCGAAGCATCACAG AGTGATGGCTCTAAGTTACGGAGTGGCGAACAATCTGAATTATCCTATCCGTCCACCCCACAATCTCAGCACTCAAATCGCTAA
- the LOC127781680 gene encoding pre-mRNA-processing factor 39-2 isoform X4: protein MQPTKHDYAQTKRWRRCMNKQSKQCLTLLIFGLFERALSLVGKDYLCYHLWDKYIEFEKSQKQLIQLATIYIDTLKFPTKKLRRYYESFRKLVTLMEHEAAGAERSSENLRTLEVIKAEDSEVDASIKISALLDEHSGHLRADAVKQYLLSGESLYQRSSKIDKEISCFEASIKRPFFHVKPLDDDQLENWHRYLDFVEKKGDFDWAVKLYERCLIPCANYSEFWIRYAEFVDAKGGREIASYALGRASSYFVKGVPTFHMYYAMFKEQIGDAQGARSLFIEGSNNLTSNFCANINRLANMEKRMGNTKAASEIYETAIQDALQKNVKILPDLYTNFAQFKYAVNHNISEAKEVFVDGIKQAPCKALIKGFMQFMSTHGGPTEIPILDSVISNAVVPGSDISTVLSPEDREDISLLFLEFVDLYGDVRDLRKAWARHSKLFPHNTRHMLQQYCNSENSLQENNKRRRTESYIVSQDDSPKDAITLKQLCKSDTSLLVDKVVGLQVDKSTVDSGLGHTVEEQNILGNVDVHHEVGDTAQECIDMTDSQHNLDKSGMQNQVSAHGAHESCEQNDQTTESHPSVCENAPHAESFTCDSPSKSNSFSKISALDKANTIDVSASVDQGAICSRSDSPSVASLPKEETSPDPVRISPELEEKKHDKIQGQLETKDDMSLSNANIEKSSDSPDATQHDRGVSALSQEHVQSSQPQQLPDCARPSSSEMATTPATTSSQFSPSTAVTSQTQLQHQIVSSQMHQSDKLSLAEQNTQQQGLAYEIPQNVQASLQSQAQIFAQPNQGDQQHLQTMQGYASQMWQYYQQQMYYLQAQHNQQLQSLQQQQLPTEHLQQNFMQQVQQLNQQMVLWQQQVQQQQQQQQQQLQLQQHALPLQQQPDQKYSQLPSSGDTRHEQNKPQKHESQMDHQSELVQQQQVYFQQQQQMYLMQQQQQMYQQQQQLQQQLLQQQLLQQQQYLSQMPQQQQNMTQQQQLFQQQQQQLFQQQQQQMVVLQQQQQQQFIQQQMQQYLQQQTNQEGANSQSCELNPQDARNMKMEHGQQSEASQSDGSKLRSGEQSELSYPSTPQSQHSNR, encoded by the exons ATGCAGCCCACAAAGCACGACTATGCACAAAcaaagaggtggaggaggtgtaTGAACAAGCAGTCCAAGCAGTGCCTCACTCTATTGATCTTTGG ATTATTCGAAAGGGCTTTATCTCTTGTTGGGAAGGATTATTTGTGCTATCACCTATGGGACAAGTACATAGAATTTGAAAAATCTCAAAAGCAGTTAATTCAGCTTGCTACAATTTATATTGACACCCTAAAATTTCCTACAAAGAAGTTGCGTCGGTACTATGAGAG CTTCAGAAAGTTGGTAACTTTGATGGAACATGAGGCTGCTGGTGCTGAAAGGTCATCAGAAAACTTGCGTACTTTGGAAGTGATAAAGGCTGAGGATTCTGAAGTGGATGCTTCAATTAAGATTTCTGCCTTACTTGATGAACATAGTGGGCACCTTAGGGCTGATGCAGTCAAGCAGTACTTACTTTCTGGGGAAAGTCTCTACCAAAGGTCCAGTAAAATCGATAAAGAAATCTCTTGCTTCGAGGCATCCATAAAGAGACCATTTTTTCATGTCAAGCCACTTGATGATGACCAGCTTGAAAACTGGCACCGGTATCTTGACTTTGTTGAGAAGAAGGGCGATTTTGActgg GCTGTAAAACTTTATGAGAGGTGTTTGATCCCTTGTGCTAATTATTCTGAATTTTGGATCCGCTATGCGGAATTTGTGGATGCTAAGGGTGGCCGAGAGATTGCAAGCTATGCTCTTGGTCGAGCGTCATCATATTTTGTGAAG GGAGTCCCGACATTCCACATGTATTATGCGATGTTTAAAGAGCAAATTGGTGATGCACAAGGTGCCCGTTCTCTTTTTATTGAAGGAAGCAATAATCTTACTTCGAATTTCTGTGCGAACATTAATAGGCTGGCAAACATGGAGAAACGCATG GGAAATACTAAAGCAGCTTCTGAAATATATGAGACTGCAATTCAGGATGCCTTGCAGAAGAACGTTAAAATTCTTCCAGACTTGTACACAAATTTTGCACAATTCAAATATGCG GTAAATCATAACATTAGTGAAGCTAAAGAAGTATTTGTTGACGGGATAAAACAAGCACCCTGTAAAGCTTTGATCAAG GGATTCATGCAGTTCATGAGTACACATGGAGGACCTACAGAAATTCCTATACTTGATTCTGTTATTTCTAATGCTGTAGTTCCTGGATCTGATATATCAACAGTTTTAAGTCCTGAAGACCGTGAAGATATTTCATTGCTATTTTTGGAG TTTGTTGACCTTTACGGGGATGTTAGAGATCTCAGAAAGGCATGGGCTCGGCACAGCAAACTATTCCCTCACAACACAAGGCACATGTTGCAGCAGTATTGTAACAGTGAGAATAGCCTGCAAGAGAATAACAAGAGGAGAAGAACTGAAAGTTATATTGTTTCTCAAGATGATTCTCCAAAAGACGCAATAACATTGAAACAGTTGTGCAAAAGTGATACTTCTCTGTTAGTTGATAAAGTGGTTGGGTTGCAAGTGGACAAGAGTACTGTGGATTCAGGATTAGGACATACAGTAGAAGAGCAGAACATATTAGGGAATGTTGATGTGCATCATGAGGTTGGTGATACAGCTCAGGAATGCATTGACATGACTGATAGTCAACATAACTTGGACAAATCTGGAATGCAAAACCAAGTGAGTGCACACGGTGCTCACGAGTCATGTGAACAAAATGATCAGACAACAGAATCTCATCCATCTGTATGTGAGAATGCTCCCCATGCAGAATCATTTACATGTGATTCTCCTTCCAAATCTAATTCTTTCTCCAAGATAAGTGCTCTAGACAAAGCTAACACCATTGATGTATCTGCTAGTGTTGATCAAGGAGCAATATGCTCAAGATCTGATTCTCCATCTGTGGCAAGCTTACCCAAGGAAGAAACTTCTCCTGATCCAGTTCGAATATCTCCTGAGTTGGAGGAAAAGAAGCATGATAAAATCCAGGGACAACTGGAAACAAAGGATGATATGTCTCTCAGTAACGCAAATATAGAGAAGTCTAGTGATAGTCCAGATGCAACTCAACATGATAGGGGAGTATCTGCACTCAGTCAAGAGCATGTTCAATCTTCACAGCCACAACAGCTGCCAGACTGTGCAAGACCATCCAGCTCAGAAATGGCAACTACACCAGCTACCACATCTTCCCAATTTTCACCTAGCACTGCAGTGACATCTCAAACTCAACTTCAGCACCAGATTGTTAGTTCTCAAATGCACCAATCCGACAAGCTTTCTTTGGCTGAACAAAATACACAGCAGCAAGGGCTTGCTTATGAAATTCCTCAGAATGTCCAGGCATCCTTGCAGAGTCAAGCTCAAATCTTTGCACAGCCTAACCAGGGAGACCAGCAACACCTCCAAACGATGCAGGGGTATGCATCTCAGATGTGGCAATACTACCAGCAACAGATGTACTACCTGCAGGCCCAGCACAATCAGCAGTTGCAGAGCCTGCAACAGCAGCAGCTTCCAACTGAGCATCTCCAGCAAAATTTTATGCAGCAGGTACAACAGCTGAACCAACAGATGGTACTTTGGCAGCAACAagtacagcagcagcagcagcaacaacaacaacaactgcAGCTACAGCAGCATGCACTGCCACTTCAGCAACAGCCTGACCAAAAATACAGTCAGTTACCTTCCTCGGGGGATACTAGACATGAACAAAATAAACCGCAGAAACATGAATCTCAAATGGATCATCAAAGCGAActtgtgcagcagcagcaagtttATTTCCAGCAACAACAGCAAATGTATCttatgcagcagcagcagcagatgtatcaacagcagcaacagctgcagcagcagctactTCAACAGCAATTATTGCAGCAACAACAGTATCTCTCGCAGATGCCACAGCAGCAACAAAACATGACACAGCAACAGCAGCTATttcaacagcaacagcagcaactatttcagcagcaacagcagcaaatGGTAgttttgcagcagcagcagcagcaacagtttATCCAACAGCAGATGCAGCAATACCTTCAACAGCAAACAAACCAAGAAGGGGCCAATTCTCAGAGTTGTGAATTAAATCCTCAG GATGCAAGGAACATGAAGATGGAGCATGGTCAACAATCCGAAGCATCACAG AGTGATGGCTCTAAGTTACGGAGTGGCGAACAATCTGAATTATCCTATCCGTCCACCCCACAATCTCAGCACTCAAATCGCTAA